The following proteins come from a genomic window of Paucimonas lemoignei:
- the fcuA_3 gene encoding putative ferric siderophore receptor, giving the protein MVMFYRASRLSSVANRFAPNVFRLGIAMACGAGGTAWAADATRIQLDATTVVGEQDQGYQGNQAAVGGFEPAPLLDTPASITVINEQLIKDQQARLLSEVLRNDASVGESYAPVGYYENFAIRGFTLNSASSYKINGRTITGEQNVALENKQQVEVLKGLAGLQSGIAEPGGLINYVTKRPEDVRSVTLATDDRGSGYVATDVGGFFGSERQFGVQANFAHEDINSYVEHADGQRDFASLAFDWTINPDALLQLDVEYQNKEQRSSPGYQLLGGRELPHHASPKTKLGHQSWAKPVGIDSLNVNGKFEYRFSDAWKGTLSASRSKVVVDDYSAFAWGCYGASSCASTAVPNHFSAEGDYDIYDFRSPDDTRRNDEVQAALAGTFNTGSLKHELTFGTSALRRVIDKRDDINEWISSSNLDAQPLDFAPFPGESGPSYRRLDSRQYGLFASDRISFNEQWQTVLGGREVRLDEKTFDSGGDTTRHTQRYVFLPQAALIYKPVENLSVYTSYSKGLSLGGEAAWFTNNAFEILPPTVSRQIEAGVKYDWQRISLAAALFQTRQAHQYSQPQTDGTFTYVQSGEQKNTGLEVSANGWATSRLQLSASVAAIRARVTDSGTPEYEGHQSLNVPKLRASLYADYSLPWVDGLAMLGGVQYSASKAANREGSVKVSDYAIFNAGSRYTTRIDGYQTVFRLSIDNLFDKRYWRDAGEYIGDGYLFQGAPLTARLSASVNF; this is encoded by the coding sequence ATGGTCATGTTTTATCGGGCATCCAGGCTGTCGTCGGTTGCCAACCGTTTCGCGCCCAATGTATTTCGGCTCGGTATTGCTATGGCCTGCGGGGCGGGCGGCACGGCGTGGGCGGCTGATGCCACCCGTATTCAGCTGGATGCAACCACGGTGGTCGGCGAACAGGATCAGGGTTATCAGGGCAACCAAGCGGCCGTGGGTGGTTTTGAGCCTGCGCCGCTGCTCGATACCCCCGCGTCGATTACCGTGATCAACGAGCAATTGATCAAGGATCAGCAGGCGCGTCTGCTCAGTGAAGTGCTGCGCAATGACGCATCGGTGGGTGAAAGCTACGCGCCGGTGGGCTATTACGAAAACTTCGCGATTCGTGGTTTTACTCTCAACTCTGCTAGCAGTTACAAAATCAACGGCCGCACCATCACTGGCGAGCAGAACGTCGCGCTGGAAAACAAGCAGCAGGTGGAAGTCCTCAAAGGCCTGGCGGGCTTGCAGAGTGGCATTGCCGAGCCGGGTGGCCTGATCAACTACGTCACCAAGCGCCCGGAAGACGTGCGCTCGGTGACCCTGGCGACCGACGATAGGGGCAGTGGCTATGTGGCCACCGACGTCGGTGGCTTCTTCGGCAGCGAGCGTCAATTCGGTGTGCAGGCCAATTTCGCTCACGAAGACATCAATTCCTACGTCGAACATGCCGACGGCCAGCGTGATTTCGCCTCGCTGGCGTTTGACTGGACCATCAACCCCGATGCGCTGCTGCAACTGGACGTGGAGTACCAGAACAAAGAACAGCGTTCATCGCCGGGTTATCAATTGCTCGGTGGCAGGGAACTGCCTCATCACGCTTCGCCTAAAACCAAACTGGGCCACCAGAGCTGGGCCAAGCCGGTCGGCATCGACTCCCTCAACGTCAACGGCAAGTTCGAATACCGGTTCAGCGACGCCTGGAAGGGCACGCTCAGCGCCTCGCGCAGCAAAGTGGTGGTCGACGACTACAGCGCATTTGCCTGGGGTTGCTACGGGGCCAGCAGTTGCGCTTCGACGGCGGTGCCCAATCACTTCAGCGCCGAAGGCGACTACGACATCTACGATTTCCGCAGCCCCGACGACACCCGCCGCAACGATGAAGTGCAGGCGGCGCTGGCCGGGACTTTCAACACCGGTTCGCTCAAGCATGAGCTGACCTTCGGCACCAGCGCGCTGCGCCGGGTGATCGACAAGCGCGATGACATCAACGAATGGATCAGCAGTAGCAATCTTGATGCGCAACCGTTGGACTTCGCGCCGTTCCCTGGGGAGTCCGGCCCGTCCTATCGACGCCTGGACAGCCGCCAGTACGGGCTGTTCGCCAGCGACCGGATCAGCTTCAACGAGCAGTGGCAAACCGTGCTGGGTGGCCGTGAAGTGCGTCTCGATGAGAAAACCTTCGACAGCGGTGGCGACACCACGCGCCACACCCAGCGCTACGTGTTTTTGCCCCAGGCCGCGCTGATTTACAAACCGGTGGAAAATCTCTCGGTGTACACCAGCTACAGCAAGGGCTTGTCGCTGGGCGGTGAAGCGGCCTGGTTCACCAACAATGCATTCGAGATCCTGCCGCCGACGGTGTCCAGGCAGATCGAAGCCGGGGTCAAATACGACTGGCAACGCATCAGCCTGGCTGCGGCGCTGTTCCAGACTCGCCAGGCGCACCAATACTCTCAACCTCAGACGGACGGCACCTTCACCTATGTCCAGAGCGGTGAGCAGAAAAACACCGGCCTGGAGGTGTCCGCCAATGGCTGGGCCACTTCGCGGTTGCAGCTGTCTGCCAGCGTGGCGGCTATTCGGGCGCGGGTCACCGACAGCGGCACGCCCGAATACGAAGGGCATCAATCCTTGAACGTGCCCAAACTGCGCGCCAGCCTGTATGCCGATTACAGCCTGCCGTGGGTGGACGGGCTGGCGATGCTCGGTGGAGTGCAGTACAGCGCCAGCAAAGCGGCGAACCGCGAAGGCAGCGTCAAGGTCAGCGACTATGCAATCTTCAATGCGGGCAGTCGCTATACCACCCGTATCGACGGCTATCAGACGGTATTTCGTCTGAGCATCGACAACCTGTTCGACAAACGCTACTGGCGCGATGCCGGAGAGTACATTGGCGACGGCTACCTGTTTCAGGGTGCGCCCTTGACCGCCAGGCTCAGCGCCAGTGTGAATTTCTGA
- a CDS encoding Fatty acid desaturase, whose translation MPNYLDAAHQQRIRQLRQTWTARTDWPTWLLLIGTYAAWFSLIHFSAVLGRGLTLVLLVPVMTFWMSVQHELLHGHPTRWPWLNKVLGYAPLAIWYPYTLYRDSHLLHHRDEALTRPHADPESRYLSEHQWQQNGRNTRGLHWLNKTLWGRLLIGPLLALSGLLREESSRLRQGVAQAWLMWLTHGACVVAVLLLVQAQGGIGVLDYLLASVLGLALSMVRSFYEHRPAASSAHRSVINEAGSPWRWLFLNLNLHLVHHDLPGLPWYYLPKVYEERRNDWLQRNGQFLVAGYGELFRRHGLKPIDSPQHPWA comes from the coding sequence ATGCCCAATTACCTCGACGCCGCACACCAGCAGCGCATCCGCCAGTTACGTCAGACCTGGACGGCGCGCACCGACTGGCCCACCTGGCTGCTGTTGATCGGCACCTACGCGGCCTGGTTCAGCCTGATCCATTTTTCAGCCGTGCTAGGCCGGGGCCTGACGCTGGTGTTGCTGGTGCCGGTCATGACCTTCTGGATGTCGGTGCAGCACGAGTTGCTGCATGGGCACCCGACTCGCTGGCCGTGGCTCAACAAAGTGCTGGGCTACGCACCGCTGGCGATCTGGTATCCGTACACGCTGTATCGCGACAGCCATTTGCTGCACCACCGCGATGAAGCGCTTACCCGCCCCCACGCGGACCCTGAAAGCCGCTACCTGAGCGAGCACCAGTGGCAGCAAAACGGCCGAAACACCCGTGGCCTGCACTGGCTGAACAAAACCCTGTGGGGTCGGCTGCTGATCGGACCGCTATTGGCCCTCAGTGGCCTGCTCAGAGAGGAATCGAGCCGCCTGCGCCAGGGTGTCGCGCAAGCCTGGCTGATGTGGTTGACCCACGGAGCCTGCGTGGTTGCGGTCTTGCTTTTGGTTCAAGCCCAGGGTGGCATCGGTGTGCTGGACTACCTGCTGGCCAGCGTGCTCGGCCTGGCGTTGTCGATGGTGCGCTCGTTCTACGAACACCGCCCCGCCGCGTCTTCAGCCCATCGTTCGGTGATCAATGAAGCCGGCTCGCCATGGCGCTGGCTGTTTCTGAACCTCAACCTGCATCTGGTCCACCACGACCTGCCCGGCCTGCCCTGGTATTACCTGCCCAAAGTCTATGAAGAACGCCGCAATGACTGGCTGCAGCGCAACGGCCAGTTTCTGGTGGCTGGTTACGGCGAACTGTTCCGCCGCCATGGCCTGAAGCCAATCGATAGCCCGCAGCATCCGTGGGCTTGA
- the peb1A_2 gene encoding extracellular solute-binding protein: MSFKTALVLPLIALGLLAGCDKPADQKPVAKAAASPSASYLDTIKARDKLIVGVFSDKPPFGFVSETGEYVGFDTDLAKRFAKDLLGDEKKIEFVVVEPASRIPFLQSDKVDLVLANVTVTPERREAVEFTNPNLRVAVQALVPEASAVKNLDDLATKTTIVTTGTTADIWLTKNHPDWKLLKFEKNSESLQALANGRGDAYAQDNLVLFSWAKKNPGYRVLDQKLGDEAPIAPAVKKGNIELRDWINTELAKLGEEKYLLKLYDQYVRDQLAEGTDPNSVIVEGGKWKP, translated from the coding sequence GTGAGTTTTAAAACTGCCCTCGTTTTACCCTTGATCGCCCTCGGCCTGTTGGCCGGTTGCGACAAGCCTGCTGATCAGAAACCCGTGGCCAAGGCGGCTGCGTCACCTTCAGCCAGCTATCTGGACACCATCAAAGCCCGTGACAAATTGATTGTCGGGGTCTTCAGTGACAAACCGCCGTTCGGCTTTGTCAGCGAAACCGGCGAATACGTAGGCTTTGATACTGACCTGGCCAAGCGTTTTGCCAAGGATCTGCTCGGTGACGAGAAGAAGATCGAGTTCGTGGTGGTGGAACCTGCCAGCCGGATTCCGTTCCTGCAAAGCGACAAGGTTGATCTGGTCCTGGCGAATGTGACGGTGACCCCGGAGCGCCGTGAAGCGGTGGAGTTCACCAACCCGAACCTGCGGGTCGCGGTCCAGGCACTGGTTCCGGAGGCCAGTGCGGTCAAGAATCTTGATGATCTGGCGACCAAAACCACCATCGTCACCACTGGGACCACCGCTGATATCTGGCTGACCAAGAATCATCCGGACTGGAAACTGCTCAAGTTCGAAAAGAACTCTGAGTCGCTGCAGGCCTTGGCCAATGGCCGTGGCGATGCCTACGCCCAGGACAATCTGGTGCTATTCAGCTGGGCCAAGAAAAACCCGGGCTACCGTGTGCTTGATCAGAAACTGGGCGACGAAGCGCCAATCGCCCCGGCTGTGAAGAAAGGCAACATCGAGCTGCGTGACTGGATCAACACCGAACTGGCGAAGTTGGGCGAAGAGAAATACCTGCTCAAGCTGTACGACCAATATGTTCGTGATCAGCTGGCCGAAGGCACCGACCCGAATTCGGTGATCGTTGAAGGCGGCAAGTGGAAGCCTTGA
- the artM_4 gene encoding ABC transporter, with protein MSALIELSGFSKNFGATPVLQSIDLKVQEGEVVVILGPSGCGKSTLLRCLNGLEIGHAGTLQFAGKALAANADWRKVRQQIGMVFQSYHLFPHMPVLDNILLGPLRVQNRAPAEARTQAEALLERVGLADKRDAYPRELSGGQQQRIAIVRALCMNPKVMLFDEVTAALDPEMVKEVLEVILHLAEGGMTMLIVTHEMAFARAVADRILFMDRGVIAEQNDPETFFSAPQSARAQQFLERFSYVENMPKRKAS; from the coding sequence ATGAGCGCGTTGATCGAGTTGTCCGGTTTCAGCAAAAACTTCGGTGCGACGCCGGTTCTGCAATCCATCGACCTCAAGGTACAAGAGGGCGAGGTGGTGGTGATTCTTGGCCCCAGCGGTTGTGGCAAAAGCACGTTGCTGCGTTGCCTCAACGGCCTTGAAATCGGGCACGCAGGCACGCTGCAGTTTGCTGGCAAGGCGCTGGCCGCCAATGCCGACTGGCGCAAGGTGCGGCAGCAGATTGGCATGGTGTTTCAGAGCTATCACCTGTTCCCGCACATGCCGGTGCTGGACAACATTCTGCTCGGGCCATTAAGGGTGCAGAACCGCGCGCCCGCCGAGGCACGCACCCAGGCTGAGGCGCTGCTTGAAAGGGTAGGCCTGGCGGACAAGCGCGATGCGTATCCAAGGGAGCTATCCGGCGGGCAGCAACAACGTATCGCCATCGTCCGCGCCTTGTGCATGAACCCCAAGGTCATGCTGTTTGATGAAGTCACTGCCGCCCTGGACCCGGAAATGGTCAAGGAAGTGCTGGAAGTCATCCTGCACCTGGCGGAAGGCGGCATGACCATGCTGATCGTTACCCACGAAATGGCTTTTGCCCGTGCGGTGGCGGACCGAATCCTGTTCATGGACCGTGGCGTGATCGCGGAACAGAACGACCCCGAAACTTTCTTCAGCGCCCCGCAGAGCGCACGCGCGCAGCAGTTCCTGGAGAGGTTTTCCTATGTAGAAAACATGCCAAAAAGGAAAGCATCGTGA